The Geothrix sp. genome has a window encoding:
- a CDS encoding EamA family transporter: MAWLGWAMAAMVLMGLGNLGMKAASHHGLSPAGVLFWVVVGEVPLALAYWLYRGRPSTPPAGAAWAVGAGLFTALALISVNESFARGAKAAVAVGIMNANFVVVALLAFLLFREQLQPTKLVGLAATLSGLWLMAR, from the coding sequence ATGGCGTGGTTGGGATGGGCGATGGCAGCGATGGTCCTCATGGGCCTGGGCAACCTGGGCATGAAGGCCGCGAGCCATCACGGGCTCAGCCCGGCGGGCGTGCTGTTCTGGGTGGTCGTGGGCGAAGTGCCGCTGGCCTTGGCCTACTGGCTGTACCGGGGCCGGCCTTCGACGCCGCCCGCCGGCGCGGCCTGGGCCGTGGGGGCGGGCCTCTTCACGGCCCTGGCCCTGATCTCGGTCAACGAAAGCTTCGCCCGCGGCGCCAAGGCGGCCGTGGCCGTCGGCATCATGAATGCGAATTTCGTGGTGGTGGCGCTTCTGGCCTTTCTTCTCTTCCGCGAACAGCTCCAGCCCACCAAGCTGGTGGGGCTCGCCGCCACGCTGTCTGGCCTGTGGCTGATGGCCCGCTGA
- the lipA gene encoding lipoyl synthase: protein MARFSKRVGREVLEGHPRLPEWITKERVKLSDLHGMKRDLRDSHLHTVCEEARCPNRTHCFTHGTATFLLMGEVCTRACGFCSIQSGKPRALDAREPLETAERVAALGLRFAVLTSVNRDDLPDGGAAHFAETVLAIRRRNPGVGVEVLVPDFLGDLEAVARVVAAGPAVFNHNTETVPSLYPEVRPAGRFERSLRVLAHAKELGTALYGHAFRTKSGLMLGLGETEAELMTTFEALAKAQVDILTLGQYLRPTRHQLPVKRYVHPDEFADLGAKAKAFGFATVYAGPLVRSSFNAHEVAEMEGISIA from the coding sequence ATGGCCCGTTTCTCGAAGCGCGTTGGCCGTGAAGTGCTGGAGGGCCACCCCCGTCTCCCCGAATGGATCACCAAGGAGCGGGTGAAGCTCAGCGACCTGCACGGCATGAAGCGGGACCTGCGCGACTCGCACCTGCACACCGTCTGCGAAGAGGCCCGCTGCCCCAACCGCACTCATTGCTTCACCCACGGCACGGCCACCTTCCTGCTCATGGGCGAGGTCTGCACCCGGGCCTGCGGCTTCTGCAGCATCCAGAGCGGCAAGCCCCGGGCCCTGGATGCCCGGGAACCCCTTGAAACGGCCGAGCGCGTGGCCGCGCTCGGCTTGCGCTTCGCGGTTCTGACCTCCGTGAACCGGGACGACCTGCCCGATGGCGGCGCGGCCCACTTCGCCGAGACCGTCCTCGCCATCCGCCGCCGCAACCCGGGTGTGGGCGTGGAGGTGCTGGTGCCCGACTTCCTGGGCGACCTCGAGGCCGTGGCCCGCGTGGTGGCCGCCGGTCCCGCCGTGTTCAACCACAACACGGAAACCGTGCCCAGCCTCTATCCCGAGGTACGACCTGCGGGACGGTTCGAGCGTTCGCTCCGGGTGCTGGCGCACGCGAAGGAACTGGGAACAGCCCTGTATGGCCACGCCTTCCGCACCAAGAGCGGACTCATGTTGGGGCTGGGTGAAACCGAGGCCGAGTTGATGACCACCTTCGAGGCCCTGGCCAAAGCCCAGGTGGACATCCTCACCCTGGGGCAGTACCTGCGCCCCACGCGCCACCAGCTGCCCGTGAAGCGCTATGTGCACCCGGACGAATTCGCCGACCTGGGAGCCAAGGCCAAGGCCTTCGGCTTCGCCACGGTCTACGCCGGTCCCCTGGTGCGCTCCAGCTTCAACGCCCACGAGGTGGCGGAGATGGAGGGCATCAGCATCGCCTAG
- a CDS encoding APC family permease, with protein sequence MPNFRRLLLGRRLASEESHEARISNPVALAVFSSDALSSVAYGTGEIMAALAPYMAMAAFGPAVLSWSWPVAVGIVLLLTILTVSYRQTIFAYPSGGGAYIVAKENLGEVPAQVAGASLLVDYVLTVAVSVSAGVTAITSAFPAADIHRVAIALAVVTFIGLVNLRGVKESGAVFAVPTYGFVISMFLIIGLGFWRYFTGGVSIGEHHAVAAPPLPGWLAIWVFMKAYSAGCTALTGVEAISNGVSAFREPTARNAGKTMIAMVLMLGAMFLGITWLANHFGIVYLGEGESLLSMLGRRILGNDAGLPHAVYLLMQTFTMLILCLAANTAYADFPRLAAMMARDGFLPRQFSSQGDRLVFSNGIFILSLLSGVLLWLFNAREHHLMPLYAVGVFLGFTISQTGMVRHWLKLRGHHWALKSVINGAGGLTTLVVMMVIIVTKFTHGAWVVVLVLPLMVMTFFNIHRHYIRVKSILAGSRADFISPRKNRVVVLVSGIHSGVVQSLNYAKVIADHGEVEALTVDFPDENGRDSAALERLRSDWPRYCEGIPLRSIRSPYRKIVEPIVEELDRMRRVEPEYTITVILPEFVTGHWWANLLHNQTAWRIKGTLLMKPKTVVISIPYHLEPIVE encoded by the coding sequence ATGCCCAATTTCCGAAGACTTCTCCTGGGCCGCCGTCTTGCCAGCGAGGAAAGCCACGAAGCCCGGATCAGCAACCCCGTGGCCCTGGCGGTGTTCAGCTCCGATGCGCTCTCCTCCGTGGCCTATGGCACGGGCGAAATCATGGCCGCGCTGGCCCCCTACATGGCCATGGCGGCCTTCGGGCCGGCGGTGCTGTCCTGGTCCTGGCCCGTGGCCGTGGGCATCGTGCTGCTGCTGACCATCCTGACCGTCAGCTACCGGCAGACGATCTTCGCGTATCCCAGCGGAGGCGGCGCCTACATCGTCGCGAAGGAGAACCTGGGCGAGGTGCCGGCCCAGGTGGCCGGGGCCTCGCTGCTGGTGGACTATGTGCTCACGGTGGCGGTGAGCGTGTCCGCCGGCGTCACGGCCATCACCAGCGCCTTTCCGGCGGCGGACATCCACCGCGTGGCGATCGCCCTCGCGGTGGTGACCTTCATCGGCCTCGTGAACCTGCGCGGGGTCAAGGAGAGCGGTGCGGTCTTTGCGGTGCCCACCTACGGCTTCGTCATCTCCATGTTCCTGATCATCGGGCTCGGCTTTTGGCGCTACTTCACGGGGGGCGTTTCCATCGGTGAGCACCACGCCGTGGCGGCGCCCCCCCTTCCGGGCTGGCTGGCCATCTGGGTGTTCATGAAGGCCTACAGTGCGGGCTGCACGGCCCTGACCGGGGTGGAGGCCATTTCCAACGGCGTGTCCGCCTTCCGGGAGCCCACCGCGCGGAACGCGGGCAAGACCATGATCGCCATGGTGCTGATGCTGGGCGCCATGTTCCTGGGCATCACCTGGCTGGCGAACCACTTCGGGATCGTCTACCTCGGCGAGGGTGAATCACTCCTCTCCATGCTGGGGCGGCGGATCCTGGGCAATGACGCCGGTCTCCCGCATGCGGTCTACCTGTTGATGCAGACCTTCACCATGCTGATCCTCTGCCTGGCGGCCAACACGGCCTACGCGGACTTCCCGCGGCTGGCAGCCATGATGGCCCGGGACGGCTTCCTGCCCCGGCAGTTCTCCAGCCAGGGGGACCGCCTGGTGTTCTCCAACGGCATCTTCATCCTCTCCCTCCTCTCGGGCGTCCTCCTCTGGCTGTTCAACGCCCGTGAGCACCACCTGATGCCGCTTTATGCGGTGGGCGTGTTCCTGGGCTTCACCATCAGCCAGACGGGCATGGTGCGGCACTGGCTCAAGCTCCGCGGCCACCACTGGGCCCTCAAGTCGGTCATCAACGGAGCCGGCGGCCTGACGACGCTGGTCGTGATGATGGTCATCATCGTCACCAAGTTCACCCACGGGGCCTGGGTGGTGGTGCTGGTCCTGCCCCTCATGGTGATGACCTTCTTCAACATCCACCGGCACTACATCCGCGTGAAGTCGATCCTGGCGGGCAGCCGCGCCGACTTCATCAGCCCCCGCAAGAACCGCGTGGTGGTGCTGGTCTCCGGCATCCACTCGGGCGTGGTGCAGTCCCTGAATTACGCCAAGGTCATCGCGGACCACGGTGAGGTGGAAGCCCTCACGGTGGACTTCCCCGACGAGAACGGCCGCGACAGCGCCGCCCTGGAGCGCCTGCGCTCGGACTGGCCCCGCTACTGCGAAGGCATCCCCCTGCGCTCCATCCGCAGCCCCTACCGCAAGATCGTCGAACCCATCGTGGAGGAGCTCGATCGCATGCGGCGCGTGGAGCCGGAGTACACCATCACCGTCATCCTGCCGGAATTCGTGACGGGCCACTGGTGGGCGAACCTGCTGCACAACCAGACCGCCTGGCGCATCAAGGGCACGCTCCTGATGAAGCCCAAGACCGTGGTGATCTCGATCCCCTACCACCTGGAGCCCATCGTGGAGTAG
- a CDS encoding 4Fe-4S dicluster domain-containing protein, with product MAKKLDEPQERGDFFKSLGTLFAGFVANRIEEAVTGLGPKLLRPPGALDELAFLTKCTRCDKCMRACPENAILKAGPAAGLALGTPYLDPRSVPCFLCTTLPCVAECDDEALVWPRLVQVDGSELDGPRAVRMGTARVKPGLCATWGTLDREARACRVCVDRCPYPEEALRMVAGEGDALPHPVVDADICTGCGLCVFACPAEPAAIVVEPRRD from the coding sequence ATGGCCAAGAAACTCGACGAACCCCAGGAGCGCGGGGACTTCTTCAAGTCCCTGGGCACCCTGTTCGCGGGGTTCGTGGCCAATCGGATCGAAGAGGCGGTGACGGGCCTGGGGCCCAAGCTTCTGCGTCCGCCCGGGGCCCTGGACGAGCTGGCCTTCCTCACCAAGTGCACCCGCTGCGACAAGTGCATGCGGGCCTGCCCCGAGAATGCCATCCTCAAGGCCGGACCCGCGGCCGGGCTGGCCCTCGGCACCCCCTACCTCGATCCCCGCAGCGTCCCCTGCTTCCTGTGCACGACGCTGCCCTGCGTGGCGGAATGCGATGACGAGGCCCTGGTCTGGCCGCGGCTTGTCCAGGTCGACGGCTCGGAGCTGGACGGTCCGCGGGCCGTCCGCATGGGCACGGCCCGCGTGAAGCCGGGCCTCTGTGCCACCTGGGGCACCTTGGATCGCGAGGCCCGGGCTTGCCGCGTCTGCGTGGACCGCTGCCCCTATCCGGAGGAGGCCCTTCGGATGGTGGCCGGCGAGGGGGATGCCCTCCCCCACCCGGTGGTGGACGCCGACATCTGCACGGGCTGCGGCCTCTGCGTCTTCGCTTGTCCCGCCGAACCCGCGGCCATCGTCGTGGAACCCCGGCGGGACTGA